The following proteins are encoded in a genomic region of Salvelinus namaycush isolate Seneca chromosome 12, SaNama_1.0, whole genome shotgun sequence:
- the LOC120056514 gene encoding transient receptor potential cation channel subfamily V member 1-like produces the protein MNKSKGPEYPSFSLETDDRTDDERAQSRQVKKPDRLVSALGLGSSGGPKAPMDSDYQDELEEAAPKIRFNLNFDKEVRCLEENKEDRDSKRFDIKRLFEAVSTGDVMKLEGLHQYLHQSMKKLSNTEYQSYGKNVLLKALLNLRNGRNNTIEYLLDISEKMGDIKELVNAAYTDSYYKGQTALHIAIERRSTYFVELLIKKGANVHAKACGKFFQPHDGPSFYFGELPLSLAACTNQPEVVDFLLENDYQKVDVRESDSLGNMVLHALVVLADNTPENTDFITSMYDHILTTAARLHPKWRLEDIENNQGLTTIKLAAKTGKIGLFKHMMHREFQERETRNLSRKFTEWVYGPVHSSLYDLASLDSYEKNSVLEIIVYSSDIPNRHEMLQIEPLNRLLEEKWDKFAARMFFLNFLVYLVYLSVFTVVAYYRKKGTPPFTLEHTRQEYLRLAGQLFITVGACYFFIRGILDLKRKRPSLDSLLIDGYSEILFFLQAIFFLASSVLYCCGREEYLGFFVLCLALSWVNLLYFSRGYRHMGIYSVMIQKMILSDILRFLFVYVTFLFGFSAAVVTLLMEPESPANKTAQPINSTDGRGRTFFLPTEEDSCIKPTFRNISHTIMELFKFTIGMGDLEFTEGYQYKEVFYMLLISYIVLTYILLLNMLIALMSRTVEKMSLESTSIWKLQRAITILDLERSLPRCLRRRLRSGVDKDLGTRAGEKDRRWCFRVEEVNWNKWNTNLGIINEDPGSGDTARLSPTHSSRTLGRERSWRGFLGNVSRRQHTQPKQQTQVESTEMSSLSPLSHV, from the exons ATGAACAAGTCAAAGGGCCCAGAGTACCCTTCCTTCTCTCTGGAGACGGATGACAGGACGGATGATGAGAGGGCACAGAGCAgacaggtgaagaagcctgacAGGCTGGTGTCTGCCCTTGGCTTAGGCAGTTCGGGGGGGCCCAAAGCCCCCATGGACTCAGACTACCAGGATGAGCTGGAGGAGGCCGCTCCCAAGATTAGATTCAATCTCAATTTTGACAA AGAAGTGCGATGTTTGGAGGAGAACAAAGAGGACAGGGACAGCAAGAGGTTTGACATCAAGAGGCTGTTTGAGGCCGTGTCCACTGGTGACGTTATGAAGCTGGAGGGGCTGCATCAGTACTTGCATCAGTCCATGAAGAAGCTCTCCAACACTGAGT ATCAATCGTATGGTAAAAACGTCCTGCTGAAGGCTCTACTGAATCTGAGAAATGGCAGAAATAACACAATTGAATATCTCCTTGACATCTCAGAGAAGATGGGTGACATCAAAGAATTAGTAAATGCTGCATACACAGACAGCTATTACAAAG GTCAAACAGCCCTTCATATTGCCATTGAGAGAAGGAGCACCTATTTTGTTGAGCTATTGATCAAGAAAGGAGCAAACGTCCATGCCAAAGCCTGTGGGAAATTCTTCCAGCCCCATGATGGACCCAGCTTCTACTTTG GTGAGCTGCCTCTGTCCCTGGCTGCGTGCACCAACCAGCCTGAGGTGGTGGACTTCCTGCTGGAGAATGACTACCAGAAAGTGGACGTGAGGGAGAGTGATTCTCTGGGTAACATGGTGTTGCATGCCCTAGTGGTGTTGGCTgataacacaccagagaacactgaCTTCATCACCTCTATGTACGACCACATCCTCACAACAGCTGCCCGCCTGCACCCCAAATGGAGGCTGGAGGACATAGAGAACAACCAGGGCCTGACGACTATAAAACTGGCTGCCAAGACTGGCAAGATCGGG CTGTTTAAGCACATGATGCATCGTGAGTTCCAGGAGAGGGAGACCAGAAACCTGTCCCGTAAATTCACTGAGTGGGTTTACGGACCCGTCCACTCCTCCCTGTATGACCTGGCCTCACTGGACTCCTACGAGAAGAACTCTGTCCTGGAGATCATCGTCTACAGCAGTGACATTCCT AATCGCCATGAGATGCTGCAGATTGAGCCTCTGAACAGGCTACTGGAGGAGAAGTGGGACAAGTTTGCTGCTCGGATGTTTTTCTTAAACTTCCTGGTTTACCTGGTTTACCTCTCTGTCTTCACTGTTGTCGCCTACTACAGGAAGAAGGGAACG CCACCTTTTACTCTGGAACATACCAGACAGGAGTACCTGCGACTCGCCGGTCAGCTTTTTATAACCGTGGGAGCCTGCTATTTCTTCATAAGAggg ATATTAGACTTGAAGAGAAAACGTCCAAGCCTGGACAGTTTGCTGATTGACGGATACAGTGAAATCCTTTT TTTTCTGCAGGCGATCTTCTTCCTGGCCTCCTCAGTGCTGTACTGCTGTGGTAGGGAGGAGTACCTGGGTTTTTTTGTGCTGTGTCTGGCTCTCAGCTGGGTCAACCTGCTCTACTTCTCCAGGGGATACAGACACATGGGCATCTACAGTGTCATGATACAGAAG ATGATCCTAAGTGATATCTTGCGCTTTCTCTTTGTCTACGTTACCTTCCTCTTTGGGTTTTCAGCAG CGGTGGTCACTTTGCTGATGGAACCTGAATCGCCGGCCAATAAAACAGCACAGCCAATAAACAGCACAGATGGAAGAGGTCGTACCTTTTTCCTTCCCACTGAGGAGGATTCGTGTATAAAACCCACCTTCAGGAACATCTCTCACACTATCATGGAGCTGTTCAAGTTCACCATCGGCATGGGAGACCTGGAGTTCACAGAGGG GTACCAGTACAAGGAAGTGTTTTACATGCTGCTAATCTCCTACATCGTGCTCACCTACATCCTGCTGCTCAACATGCTCATCGCCCTCATGAGCCGCACTGTGGAGAAGATGTCCCTGGAGAGCACCAGCATCTGGAAACTACAG CGGGCCATCACCATCCTGGATCTGGAAAGGAGCCTGCCTCGCTGCTTGAGAAGGAGGCTTCGTTCTGGGGTGGACAAGGACCTGGGGACCAGGGCTGGAGAGAAAGACCGCCGATGGTGCTTCAG agtGGAGgaagtcaactggaacaaatggAACACCAACCTGGGAATAATCAATGAGGATCCAGGAAGCGGAGATACGGCCAGGCTGTCCCCTACACACAGCAGCAGAACGCTAGGCAGAG